One Erythrobacter sp. SDW2 genomic region harbors:
- a CDS encoding preprotein translocase subunit YajC has protein sequence MKRVQYLASIAAVALVLPVSAQAQSWGDDDYVSGGGGGQPASSRDSRDSRSDQPLRKRIDVQPYIEVSQVGLFELSPDSDAVTYTQIAAGIDASVQGRNNGGSVSLRYERNIGYGDAALDSNTVTGVARGYASIVPQALTLEAGALAARTQVDNAGGSRLGAVEGNGTDSESRVYSAYVGPNFSSRVGEADVSANYRFGYTRVEAPDALVTTPGTAPVDVFNDSTVHSASARVGVRPDGVLPVGVGVGGGFYQEDISNLDQRVRDMYARADVTVPLGRTVQLVGGIGYEDVSVSSRDALIDAGTGLPQIDSNGRYVTDTSQPRRIAFETDGLIWDVGVVWRPSSRTAFEAHYGRRYDSDTYYGSFAYAPTSRSSVNISVYDGISGFGGALNQALVALPTQFEANRNAVTGDINGCVSSLQSGSCFGGALASVRSSIFRSRGGVLSYAQQVGRMSTGFGIGYDRRTFIAAPGTVLAAADGLTEESFYGSVFLSGQVGQGGGFTLNGYGNYLTSDFTDSSAWVLGTSASYNQQLYMGLSARAAVSLDYLDSDVSGEDLKTASALVGLRYDF, from the coding sequence ATGAAACGGGTCCAGTACTTGGCTTCGATTGCTGCGGTGGCGCTGGTGCTGCCGGTTTCGGCGCAGGCCCAGTCGTGGGGCGACGACGACTATGTCAGCGGCGGAGGCGGCGGCCAGCCGGCATCGTCGCGCGACAGCCGCGATTCGCGCAGCGACCAGCCGCTGCGCAAGCGGATCGACGTCCAGCCCTATATCGAAGTCAGCCAGGTCGGGCTGTTCGAGCTTTCGCCCGACAGCGATGCGGTCACCTATACGCAGATCGCCGCAGGGATCGATGCCAGTGTGCAGGGCCGCAACAACGGCGGCTCGGTTTCGCTGCGCTACGAACGCAACATCGGCTACGGCGATGCCGCGCTCGACAGCAATACGGTGACGGGCGTCGCGCGCGGATATGCCTCGATCGTGCCGCAGGCGCTGACGCTGGAAGCCGGCGCGCTGGCCGCACGGACGCAGGTCGACAACGCCGGTGGCTCGCGCCTCGGCGCTGTCGAGGGCAATGGCACCGACAGCGAGAGCCGGGTCTATTCGGCCTATGTCGGCCCGAATTTCTCCAGCCGCGTCGGCGAGGCCGATGTCAGTGCCAACTATCGCTTCGGCTATACCCGCGTGGAAGCGCCCGATGCACTGGTGACCACGCCGGGCACCGCACCGGTCGATGTGTTCAATGACAGCACGGTGCACAGCGCCAGTGCCCGCGTCGGGGTCCGTCCCGACGGAGTGCTGCCGGTCGGCGTCGGTGTCGGCGGCGGGTTCTACCAGGAAGATATCTCCAACCTCGACCAGCGGGTGCGCGACATGTACGCACGGGCCGATGTGACCGTGCCGCTCGGTCGTACGGTCCAGCTGGTCGGCGGGATCGGTTACGAGGACGTATCTGTCTCCAGTCGCGACGCGCTGATCGATGCCGGCACCGGGCTGCCGCAGATCGACAGCAATGGCCGCTATGTCACCGATACCAGCCAGCCGCGCCGGATCGCCTTCGAGACCGACGGCCTGATCTGGGACGTCGGCGTCGTCTGGCGTCCCTCCAGCCGCACCGCGTTCGAGGCGCATTATGGCCGCCGCTACGACAGCGACACCTATTACGGCAGCTTCGCCTATGCGCCGACCAGCCGCAGCTCGGTCAACATCTCGGTCTATGACGGGATTTCCGGCTTCGGCGGTGCACTCAACCAGGCTCTGGTGGCTCTTCCGACCCAGTTCGAGGCCAACCGCAACGCGGTGACGGGCGACATCAACGGCTGCGTCAGCAGCCTGCAGAGCGGCAGTTGCTTCGGCGGCGCGCTGGCTTCGGTCCGCAGCTCGATCTTCCGCAGCCGCGGCGGAGTGCTCAGCTATGCCCAGCAAGTGGGCCGGATGAGCACCGGCTTTGGTATCGGTTACGACCGGCGCACCTTTATCGCTGCGCCGGGCACGGTACTCGCCGCTGCCGATGGGCTGACCGAGGAAAGCTTCTATGGCAGCGTGTTCCTCTCCGGCCAGGTCGGCCAGGGCGGGGGCTTCACGCTTAACGGCTACGGCAATTACCTCACCAGCGACTTTACCGACAGTTCGGCATGGGTGCTGGGTACCTCGGCGTCGTACAACCAGCAGCTCTACATGGGTCTCTCGGCTCGTGCCGCCGTTTCGCTCGATTACCTCGACAGCGATGTGTCGGGTGAAGACCTCAAGACCGCATCGGCCCTGGTCGGCCTGCGGTACGACTTCTGA
- a CDS encoding XrtA/PEP-CTERM system-associated ATPase: MFDDFYGLTGRPFQLTPDPDFYFESATHRKALSYLGYGLAQGEGFIVITGEIGSGKSTLVAHLMKKIDPAQMTVGQIVTSNLDGAELVHVVAQSFGLDIDGHDKASALGAIEDFLHEEARAGRRCLLVVDESQNLSIDALEELRMMSNFQLGSHPLLQQLLLGQPEFKEVLATSQSLEQLRQRVIAAHHLGPMESDELQPYIEHRLACVGWQGNPAWDQRVFAEMYQATGGIPRRVNQVATRLLLLGAVEQRTRIDSAMLSSVLREMESDNTFPEAAPRPMVTLERGPAPGPIKHALADTPADPVQQASQFEAMQAERDAQIAELKAAIAQLAQGAEAAPGGMPQDFIARLDALESKVGEQEQSVRQVLGMMIEWIESQGRRAA, from the coding sequence ATGTTCGATGATTTCTATGGCCTGACGGGGCGCCCCTTCCAACTGACGCCGGACCCCGATTTCTATTTCGAGAGCGCGACGCATCGCAAGGCGTTGTCGTATCTCGGCTATGGCCTGGCGCAGGGTGAGGGCTTCATCGTCATCACCGGCGAGATCGGCTCGGGCAAGTCGACCCTCGTCGCGCATCTGATGAAGAAGATCGACCCGGCGCAGATGACGGTCGGCCAGATCGTCACCAGCAATCTCGACGGGGCCGAACTGGTGCATGTGGTGGCGCAGAGCTTCGGGCTCGACATCGACGGGCACGACAAGGCCAGCGCGCTGGGCGCGATCGAGGACTTCCTGCACGAGGAAGCCCGCGCCGGTCGCCGCTGCCTGCTGGTGGTCGACGAATCGCAGAATCTCAGCATCGACGCGCTCGAAGAGCTGCGGATGATGTCGAACTTCCAGCTCGGCTCGCATCCGCTGCTGCAGCAATTGCTGCTGGGTCAGCCGGAGTTCAAGGAAGTCCTGGCGACCAGCCAGAGCCTCGAACAGCTGCGCCAGCGGGTGATCGCGGCGCATCATCTCGGGCCGATGGAGTCGGACGAGCTCCAGCCTTACATCGAACACCGTCTGGCCTGTGTCGGCTGGCAGGGCAATCCGGCGTGGGACCAGCGGGTCTTTGCCGAAATGTACCAGGCCACCGGCGGCATTCCGCGCCGGGTCAACCAGGTTGCGACGCGCCTGCTGCTGCTCGGCGCGGTCGAACAGCGCACCCGCATCGACAGCGCCATGCTTTCGTCCGTCCTGCGCGAAATGGAAAGCGACAACACCTTCCCCGAAGCCGCGCCCAGGCCGATGGTCACGCTCGAGCGCGGCCCCGCTCCCGGCCCGATCAAGCATGCGCTAGCTGATACCCCTGCGGACCCGGTGCAGCAGGCCAGCCAGTTCGAAGCGATGCAGGCCGAGCGCGATGCCCAGATTGCCGAACTCAAGGCTGCCATTGCCCAGCTGGCGCAAGGCGCTGAGGCGGCTCCCGGCGGCATGCCGCAGGATTTCATCGCCCGCCTCGATGCGCTGGAAAGCAAGGTCGGCGAGCAGGAACAGAGCGTGCGGCAGGTGCTGGGCATGATGATCGAATGGATCGAAAGCCAGGGCCGCCGCGCCGCTTAA
- a CDS encoding capsular biosynthesis protein, whose product MTEHKKIPLPGECSKESSLLERANGAFGLDSFSAPAVPKGLAERPMKRARKVERKVDVAPAVATAVPQTVEAAPVREHFPVPAAAAPVPDVVEAAPLAPQFEGQKHKIDRKHLRDQGLIDPDGHVSELLEEFRIVKRQLLTTAEERGTAASRRIMVCSPHPEEGKTFCAVNLAIAMAAERDMEVLLVDADVAKPSLLATLGLPKGPGFMGALSNPDVPVEDLVLGTDIANLWVLPAGSTTKQDAEYLASGATADVLDRLTVGVPNRIVIFDTPPALAAAPAAELAKHVGQVVLVARADQTGRSALEDACQLLSACDDIKLLLNAANFSPSGRRFGTYG is encoded by the coding sequence ATGACCGAACACAAGAAAATCCCGCTCCCCGGCGAATGCTCGAAGGAAAGTTCGCTGCTCGAACGTGCCAACGGTGCCTTCGGGCTCGACAGCTTTTCCGCCCCGGCCGTGCCCAAGGGGCTGGCCGAACGGCCGATGAAGCGGGCCAGGAAGGTCGAGCGCAAGGTCGACGTGGCTCCTGCTGTTGCCACTGCGGTTCCCCAGACCGTCGAAGCCGCGCCGGTGCGGGAACATTTCCCCGTTCCCGCTGCAGCGGCCCCGGTTCCCGACGTCGTCGAGGCGGCACCGCTGGCCCCGCAGTTCGAAGGCCAGAAGCACAAGATCGACCGCAAGCACCTGCGCGATCAGGGCCTGATCGATCCGGACGGCCACGTCAGCGAGCTGCTCGAAGAATTCCGCATCGTGAAGCGGCAGCTCCTGACCACGGCGGAGGAGCGCGGTACGGCCGCCTCGCGCCGGATCATGGTCTGCTCGCCGCATCCCGAAGAAGGCAAGACCTTCTGCGCCGTCAACCTTGCCATCGCCATGGCGGCGGAGCGCGACATGGAGGTGCTGCTGGTCGATGCCGATGTGGCCAAGCCTTCGCTTCTCGCGACCCTCGGCCTGCCCAAGGGGCCGGGCTTCATGGGTGCGCTGTCCAACCCGGATGTCCCGGTCGAAGACCTCGTGCTCGGGACCGATATCGCCAATCTGTGGGTGCTCCCGGCAGGTAGCACGACCAAGCAGGATGCCGAGTATCTCGCCAGCGGCGCAACCGCAGATGTACTCGACCGGCTGACCGTCGGCGTGCCCAACCGCATCGTGATCTTCGACACCCCGCCTGCGCTCGCCGCTGCGCCGGCCGCCGAACTGGCCAAACATGTCGGCCAGGTCGTGCTGGTCGCGCGGGCCGACCAGACCGGGCGCAGCGCGCTGGAGGATGCCTGCCAGCTGCTCAGCGCCTGCGACGATATCAAGTTGCTGCTCAATGCAGCCAATTTCAGCCCCAGCGGGCGCCGTTTCGGCACCTACGGGTAA
- a CDS encoding XrtA system polysaccharide deacetylase, translated as MSSPVITNGLSVDVEDWFQVGAFENVIDRGEWDSMALRVEDNVLRILDLFDAADVKATFFTLGWVAKKNGPLMRRIVERGHELASHGYDHARVFTFDRKQFAGDIKLARMILEDAAGVPITGYRAPSFSIDHRTPWAYMELAEQGYAYSSSVAPVTHDHYGWPEAPRFAFKPLPWADLIEIPVTTAILGGKRVAAGGGGFFRVLPYAFSRWAIRQVNRREQRPAVFYFHPWEIDPDQPRVGHAPMRSKLRHYTNLDRMAEKLSDLVHEFAWGRMDMIACREALRAEEMAA; from the coding sequence ATGTCATCGCCCGTCATTACGAATGGCCTGTCGGTCGATGTCGAGGACTGGTTCCAGGTCGGCGCGTTCGAGAATGTGATCGACCGCGGCGAGTGGGATTCGATGGCCCTGCGGGTCGAGGACAACGTCCTGCGCATCCTCGACCTGTTCGATGCGGCGGACGTCAAGGCGACCTTCTTCACCCTCGGTTGGGTGGCGAAGAAGAACGGCCCGCTCATGCGCAGGATCGTCGAGCGCGGCCACGAGCTGGCCAGCCACGGTTACGACCACGCCCGCGTATTCACTTTCGACCGCAAGCAGTTCGCGGGCGACATCAAGCTGGCGCGGATGATCCTCGAGGATGCCGCCGGGGTGCCGATCACCGGCTATCGCGCGCCGAGTTTCTCGATCGATCACCGCACGCCCTGGGCCTATATGGAGCTGGCCGAGCAGGGCTATGCCTATTCCTCCAGCGTCGCCCCGGTCACGCATGACCATTACGGCTGGCCCGAAGCGCCGCGCTTCGCCTTCAAGCCGCTGCCGTGGGCCGACCTGATCGAGATCCCGGTGACTACCGCGATCCTCGGCGGCAAGCGTGTTGCGGCAGGCGGGGGCGGGTTCTTCCGCGTGCTGCCCTACGCCTTCAGCCGTTGGGCGATCCGGCAGGTCAACCGGCGCGAACAGCGCCCGGCGGTGTTCTATTTCCATCCGTGGGAGATCGACCCCGACCAGCCGCGCGTCGGCCATGCGCCGATGCGTTCCAAGCTGCGGCACTACACCAATCTCGACAGGATGGCCGAGAAGCTGTCCGATCTGGTCCACGAATTCGCCTGGGGGCGGATGGACATGATCGCCTGCCGCGAGGCGCTGCGGGCGGAGGAAATGGCCGCGTGA